One region of Wyeomyia smithii strain HCP4-BCI-WySm-NY-G18 chromosome 3, ASM2978416v1, whole genome shotgun sequence genomic DNA includes:
- the LOC129729513 gene encoding protein phosphatase PHLPP-like protein, which translates to MEIVSFSSARQDLIMSCGAGVKPKQVHTNGTLRSIKQRRNAKLQHQQKPDSNRIIVSAEINYDKSTSSCDSDSNNNRSSSVCTTNCNGSSSTWLNKSVEYGKSGSSINSTGAKPVNLTLSKMSLLWNTSGWIRVYCGPDRSDVSLEDPSRMIHVVTTSTTLDVVKDMNLPMEYTLWVQIGGSKTRRLEENEYPLLVQEEFLKSLGYVDESRRGRLGIDPELKHLFRFHIGPSEIPMCKGVLRSGSVEILKGLVFPQWRKRYLAIVGSKLIVFPASFGMSPEVYNLTGADIFEHAPDHNRLIIKIVPKSSENSSGSDMRENLGRFLDSTSTPHLYHSNSSMQSINDRETVLFLGFEESWERDLWSGWFAETKIDDTGDGDTRRLDLGESGLQQIPEIFMQSSANVVELLAGKNKLQELALRALGEFTELRVLRLNSNGLKSFPDSLFNLRNLTLLDLEENEIRKLPERIALLMCLEELILEKNELLELPNSLHRLTNLRILNVAYNQLERLPSFMVNNMRPTGIFQRNDSLRSSSRRDSLEKDDYKIDATLTKVNLRGNQLKGSIILGNYGLLTQLDVSENSIEVMDLSALDKLETIQCCRNNLVELTLNGRHLHSLIAGNNNLTKISVRATPTNLKHIDISFNCLRELPEWLVGCHQLRTLYANNNQLNVISEHLLNNEHAKIMTLHLAYNNLTSFPPMVKRKLPLQKLYLQCNAIEDLPENFFIACERLTILNISSNKLMTLPIIFGTNCNLERLYATHNSLSDRVLDSLICLTRLKILHLGYNLLTTLPETCITCWGELEELVISGNKLRHLPENLTTLHTLRVLRVHSNQLQTVPALAKSTSLRVLDLAHNQLDKINMVSIVSKQLQFLDLSSNSQLQVDPYQLQACRSQRPMSLVDVSGKNRPSLPSAPGSYQENDEYEPCWKVGFTETPGCLPKLSIAQLRLPGFCNSEGLFGMFDGEVSNVIPRMLIKSIPKILLEERTVKETANDYMKYTLLSAHRELKQLGQNEAVNAILCHISRSKVPSEVMSYLPQAANGRKFILRVASVGESLAVLIKHNRCVKLTTGNPRRRLGLSANFPVMLPDPEINEVVLSEADEYLVIANKKLWDVITMETVAEEIRKEENILLAAKRVQDIAQSYGAEENISIIIVKFNNLGTDIDFLMRELRQTIRKKPLSAGGVISGFCKCGCCCESNNNCCHSGASSAFSRHPSGRSDRSSPSGQSDQTSGSETHLNGAKPKYLDVTTSNGRKSNAYLTNERRSLRGGVVRAVRARIEEEKEREVEESDSAMSEEQFKCWEYMLEQNTQLLFDKELNTISRAFTKRPQTNLTRPQMRSLSSSSPQLALETNGGINSVLDGYNTIGNTQRTTVPFLSKHFGSTRSFQPSSSQNFFKPIRYNTTRPQPINTGPNAAYFGSLQRLMPYNLEYDFSALQERYDANIEGSAIELDTVDPDGGRMQQYWGVATTEL; encoded by the exons ATGGAGATCGTAAGCTTTAGTTCTGCCAGGCAAGACCTGATAATGAGCTGTGGCGCCGGAGTCAAGCCCAAACAGGTGCATACCAACGGAACTCTGCGTTCGATCAAACAACGAAGAAATGCGAAATTGCAGCATCAGCAGAAACCGGATTCTAATCGTATCATCGTGAGTGCTGAGATTAATTATGATAAGTCGACTAGTTCATGTGATAGTGATAGCAATAATAATAGAAGCAGTAGTGTGTGCACTACAAACTGCAATGGTAGCAGTAGTACCTGGTTGAATAAAAGTGTAGAATATGGTAAAAGTGGATCCAGCATCAACTCCACTGGTGCGAAACCAGTGAACTTGACGTTGTCGAAGATGTCGCTTCTGTGGAATACCAGCGGTTGGATACGAGTCTATTGCGGTCCCGATCGAAGTGATGTAAGTCTAGAGGACCCCAGTCGGATGATACATGTGGTCACAACCTCAACCACACTTGATGTTGTGAAAGATATGAACCTGCCGATGGAGTATACGCTGTGG GTTCAAATCGGCGGCTCAAAAACACGTAGGCTGGAGGAAAATGAATATCCATTGTTGGTGCAGGAAGAGTTTCTCAAATCATTGGGTTATGTAGATGAATCCCGTAGGGGCCGTCTCGGCATTGATCCGGAGTTGAAGCATTTGTTTCGTTTCCACATCGGACCTTCGGAGATTCCAATGTGCAAGGGAGTGTTGCGGTCAGGGTCGGTGGAGATTTTAAAAGGGCTGGTTTTTCCCCAGTGGAGAAAACGATATTTGGCGATTGTAGGAAGCAAGCTAATTGTATTTCCAG CGAGCTTCGGCATGTCACCGGAAGTGTACAACCTGACTGGAGCCGACATCTTCGAGCACGCGCCGGACCACAATCGTCTAATCATAAAAATAGTGCCAAAGTCATCTGAGAATAGCAGCGGAAGCGACATGAGAGAAAACCTTGGTCGGTTCTTGGACAGCACTAGCACCCCCCATCTCTACCACAGTAACAGCAGCATGCAGTCAATCAACGATCGTGAGACGGTTCTGTTTCTTGGATTCGAAGAATCCTGGGAACGTGACCTATGGAGTGGTTGGTTTGCTGAG ACGAAAATTGATGACACTGGAGATGGAGATACAAGGCGTTTGGATCTCGGAGAATCCGGTCTACAACAGATTCCAGAAATTTTCATGCAATCGTCGGCTAATGTTGTGGAATTGTTGGCAGGAAAGAACAAACTGCAGGAGTTAGCGCTGCGGGCATTAGGGGAATTTACTGAGCTGCGAGTGCTGAGGTTGAACAGCAATGGgctgaaaagttttccagaCAGCCTGTTCAATCTGCGGAATCTAACTCTGCTGGATTTGGAAGAAAACGAAATCAGAAAACTACCGGAAAGGATAGCTCTGTTGATGTG TTTGGAGGAGTTGATACTCGAAAAGAATGAACTGCTAGAATTGCCAAATTCCTTGCATAGGTTGACCAATTTGAGGATTTTGAATGTAGCTTACAACCAATTAGAAAGATTGCCTTCATTCATGGTGAACAACATGCGACCTACGGGTATTTTC cagaGAAATGATTCTCTCCGGAGCAGTAGTAGGAGGGATTCGCTGGAAAAGGATGATTACAAGATCGACGCCACCTTGACAAAGGTTAATCTTCGAGGAAATCAGTTAAAGGGCAGCATCATTCTAGGCAATTATGGG CTTCTAACCCAACTTGATGTCAGTGAGAACTCGATAGAGGTTATGGACCTCTCGGCTTTAGATAAGTTAGAGACTATACAGTGTTGCAGAAACAACTTGGTCGAGCTGACACTGAACGGTCGTCATTTGCACTCGTTGATTGCCGGAAATAATA ATCTTACCAAAATATCGGTTAGGGCAACCCCAACGAATCTCAAACACATCGATATCAGCTTCAACTGTCTTCGTGAGCTTCCAGAGTGGCTGGTCGGTTGCCATCAACTTCGAACTCTGTACGCTAACAATAATCAGCTCAATGTGATATCGGAACATCTACTCAACAACGAACATGCGAAAATTATGACCCTTCACTTGGCATACAACAATCTAACAAGCTTTCCACCTATGGTTAAGCGTAAGCTGCCGCTTCAGAAACTTTACCTCCAATGTAACGCCATCGAAGACCTTCCGGAAAACTTTTTTATTGCCTGTGAAAGACTCACCATACTGAACATATCTAGTAACAAGCTGATGACTCTACCCATTATCTTCGGAACAAATTGCAACTTGGAAAGGCTTTACGCTACACATAACAGCCTCTCGGATCGTGTTCTCGATTCTTTGATATGCCTCACGCGGTTAAAAATTCTTCACCTAGGTTACAATCTGCTTACGACGCTGCCGGAAACCTGCATAACCTGTTGGGGAGAGTTGGAAGAGCTAGTGATATCGGGCAACAAACTGAGACATTTGCCAGAAAATCTAACAACTCTTCATACATTGCGCGTTTTAAGAGTCCACTCAAATCAGCTGCAAACGGTGCCAGCGCTAGCCAAGAGCACCAGTCTCCGTGTTTTGGATCTTGCACACAATCAGTTGGATAAGATTAACATGGTGTCTATTGTATCAAAACAACTGCAATTTTTGGATCTCTCGAGCAACAGTCAACTGCAAGTGGATCCCTACCAATTACAGGCTTGCCGATCACAGCGACCGATGAGTTTGGTGGATGTCTCCGGCAAAAACAGACCATCACTTCCCTCTGCTCCTGGTTCTTATCAGGAGAATGACGAATATGAACCCTGCTGGAAAGTGGGCTTCACCGAGACTCCAGGTTGTTTACCGAAGCTATCCATTGCGCAGTTGCGGTTACCGGGTTTTTGCAATTCGGAGGGCTTGTTTGGTATGTTTGACGGTGAAGTTAGCAATGTTATTCCAAGGATGCTGATCAAGTCGATTCCGAAAATTTTACTGGAGGAACGAACTGTAAAGGAAACGGCAAACGATTACATGAAGTACACACTGCTTTCGGCTCATCGAGAACTGAAACAGCTTGGTCAAAACGAGGCTGTCAATGCGATATTGTGTCACATATCGAGAAGTAAAGTTCCAAGTGAAGTGATGAGTTATTTGCCACAGGCAGCCAATGGTAGGAAGTTCATATTGCGGGTAGCTTCAGTTGGTGAAAGTTTGGCGGTATTAATAAAACATAATCGCTGTGTTAAGCTGACAACTGGAAATCCCCGTCGACGCCTGGGATTGAGTGCTAACTTTCCTGTGATGTTACCGGATCCGGAGATAAATGAGGTGGTGCTAAGTGAAGCGGATGAGTATCTGGTGATAGCAAACAAAAAACTATGGGATGTGataacaatggaaacggttgcTGAGGAAATTCGTAAGGAAGAGAATATTTTACTCGCTGCCAAGCGAGTTCAAGATATTGCCCAGAGCTACGGTGCAGAAGAGAATATCAGTATTATAATCGTGAAATTCAACAACCTGGGAACAGATATTGATTTCCTAATGCGAGAGTTAAGACAAACGATACGCAAAAAACCTTTGAGTGCGGGTGGTGTGATATCAGGGTTTTGCAAATGTGGTTGCTGCTGTGAATCTAACAACAATTGTTGTCATTCTGGTGCATCTAGTGCATTTTCGAGGCACCCATCAGGAAGAAGCGATAGATCATCGCCAAGTGGCCAAAGTGATCAAACGTCAGGTAGCGAAACACACCTGAACGGAGCGAAACCAAAATATTTAGATGTTACTACGTCTAACGGTAGAAAATCTAATGCCTATCTGACGAATGAGCGAAGGAGTTTAAGAGGAGGCGTGGTTCGGGCTGTTCGCGCGAGGATCGAAGAGGAGAAAGAGCGTGAGGTTGAGGAATCTGATTCTGCCATGTCCGAGGAGCAGTTCAAATGTTGGGAGTACATGCTTGAGCAAAATACCCAACTTCTTTTCGATAAAGAGCTAAATACCATTTCGAGGGCTTTCACAAAACGGCCGCAGACAAATTTGACCAGACCGCAGATGAGATCTTTGTCTTCGAGCTCCCCGCAGCTTGCTTTAGAAACAAATGGCGGAATAAACTCTGTTTTGGATGGGTATAACACGATCGGAAATACACAACGAACAACGGTTCCTTTCCTTTCGAAGCACTTTGGGAGCACGAGATCATTTCAACCGTCGTCCTCCCAAAATTTCTTCAAGCCTATTCGTTACAATACAACTCGACCGCAACCAATCAATACTGGTCCGAATGCAGCGTACTTTGGATCATTGCAACGGCTTATGCCCTACAACCTGGAGTATGATTTTTCCGCTTTGCAGGAAAGGTATGATGCCAACATTGAGGGCAGTGCTATAGAGCTGGACACGGTTGATCCGGATGGGGGCCGCATGCAGCAATACTGGGGTGTTGCAACGACAGAACTGTGA
- the LOC129729514 gene encoding LIM/homeobox protein Lhx3 isoform X4, with the protein MEMLKLMMDTSDYMANLASVNNNNNNEIIKKDLQRSPSPEYRVPPINLDELPEALLSTIPKCGGCHELILDRFILKVADRTWHAKCLQCSECHVQLNEKCFARNGQLFCKDDFFKRYGTKCSACDLGIPPTQVVRRAQDNVYHLQCFMCSMCSRQLNTGDEFYLMEDGKLVCKPDYEAAKAKGLYLSDGSLDGESSNKRPRTTITAKQLETLKSAYNSSPKPARHVREQLSQDTGLDMRVVQVWFQNRRAKEKRLKKDAGRTRWSQYFRSIKGGSSPSRHDKLLDKDELKLDLDSFSHHDLSNDSYSTSNMGLEDGASPHSGRGSYIHGNGSPPPYLSSHSPPPIGPGHHYGSYPDNIVYTPLGQPVNSIHHGGPRGPHGLHGSGVSDLSNDSSPAQGYPDFPPSPDSWLGESCTPNGTVPTVVQQSAPPPPQTNGSQIPTVLHY; encoded by the exons ATGGAAATGCTGAAGCTGATGATGGATACCAGTGACTACATGGCCAATTTGGCtagtgtgaataataacaacaacaatgaaATCATCAAGAAGGATCTTCAACGGTCGCCCAGTCCAGAATACAGGGTCCCTCCAATAAATTTGGATGAATTGCCCGAAGCATTACTTT CAACCATTCCAAAATGCGGAGGATGTCACGAACTGATTCTAGACAGATTTATCCTCAAAGTAGCCGATCGAACGTGGCACGCCAAGTGCCTTCAATGTAGTGAATGCCACGTGCAACTAAACGAAAAGTGCTTTGCTCGAAATGGTCAATTATTCTGCAAGGATGACTTCTTCAA GCGGTACGGCACGAAATGTTCGGCCTGTGATCTGGGGATCCCTCCGACGCAAGTGGTCCGACGAGCGCAGGACAACGTATATCACCTGCAGTGCTTTATGTGTTCCATGTGCTCCCGACAACTCAACACCGGCGACGAGTTCTACTTGATGGAGGATGGGAAATTAGTTTGCAAACCAGACTACGAAGCCGCGAAAGCGAAAG GTTTGTATCTTTCCGATGGATCATTAGATGGTGAATCATCAAACAAACGTCCACGCACAACAATAACCGCCAAACAGCTGGAGACGCTCAAGAGTGCTTATAATAGTAGTCCGAAACCAGCAAGACATGTCCGCGAACAGCTATCTCAGGACACTGGGTTGGACATGCGAGTGGTGCAGGTTTGGTTTCAAAACAG AAGAGCCAAAGAGAAACGACTGAAAAAGGATGCTGGCCGTACCAGATGGAGTCAATACTTCCGCTCGATCAAGGGCGGTAGTTCACCAAGTAGACATGATAAACTGTTAGATAAGGATGAATTGAAACTCGATCTAGATAGCTTCAGCCATCATG ATCTGAGCAACGATAGTTATAGTACGTCTAATATGGGCCTAGAGGATGGTGCATCGCCACACAGTGGACGAGGGTCCTACATACATGGCAATGGAAGTCCTCCGCCGTACTTATCTAGTCATTCGCCTCCGCCCATCGGACCAGGTCACCACTATGGTTCCTATCCGGATAACATTGTATATACACCACTAG GTCAACCTGTCAACTCGATACACCATGGCGGTCCCCGGGGTCCCCACGGACTGCACGGTAGTGGGGTTTCAGATTTGAGCAACGATTCTAGTCCCGCGCAAGGGTATCCAGATTTTCCACCCAGTCCCGACTCGTGGCTTGGCGAATCCTGTACACCGAATGGAACCGTTCCAACAGTTGTACAACAGTCGGCTCCACCGCCACCACAAACCAACGGTAGCCAAATACCAACCGTGTTACACTATTGA
- the LOC129729514 gene encoding LIM/homeobox protein Lhx3 isoform X3, with product MEMLKLMMDTSDYMANLASVNNNNNNEIIKKDLQRSPSPEYRVPPINLDELPEALLSTIPKCGGCHELILDRFILKVADRTWHAKCLQCSECHVQLNEKCFARNGQLFCKDDFFKSCRRYGTKCSACDLGIPPTQVVRRAQDNVYHLQCFMCSMCSRQLNTGDEFYLMEDGKLVCKPDYEAAKAKGLYLSDGSLDGESSNKRPRTTITAKQLETLKSAYNSSPKPARHVREQLSQDTGLDMRVVQVWFQNRRAKEKRLKKDAGRTRWSQYFRSIKGGSSPSRHDKLLDKDELKLDLDSFSHHDLSNDSYSTSNMGLEDGASPHSGRGSYIHGNGSPPPYLSSHSPPPIGPGHHYGSYPDNIVYTPLGQPVNSIHHGGPRGPHGLHGSGVSDLSNDSSPAQGYPDFPPSPDSWLGESCTPNGTVPTVVQQSAPPPPQTNGSQIPTVLHY from the exons ATGGAAATGCTGAAGCTGATGATGGATACCAGTGACTACATGGCCAATTTGGCtagtgtgaataataacaacaacaatgaaATCATCAAGAAGGATCTTCAACGGTCGCCCAGTCCAGAATACAGGGTCCCTCCAATAAATTTGGATGAATTGCCCGAAGCATTACTTT CAACCATTCCAAAATGCGGAGGATGTCACGAACTGATTCTAGACAGATTTATCCTCAAAGTAGCCGATCGAACGTGGCACGCCAAGTGCCTTCAATGTAGTGAATGCCACGTGCAACTAAACGAAAAGTGCTTTGCTCGAAATGGTCAATTATTCTGCAAGGATGACTTCTTCAAGT CCTGCAGGCGGTACGGCACGAAATGTTCGGCCTGTGATCTGGGGATCCCTCCGACGCAAGTGGTCCGACGAGCGCAGGACAACGTATATCACCTGCAGTGCTTTATGTGTTCCATGTGCTCCCGACAACTCAACACCGGCGACGAGTTCTACTTGATGGAGGATGGGAAATTAGTTTGCAAACCAGACTACGAAGCCGCGAAAGCGAAAG GTTTGTATCTTTCCGATGGATCATTAGATGGTGAATCATCAAACAAACGTCCACGCACAACAATAACCGCCAAACAGCTGGAGACGCTCAAGAGTGCTTATAATAGTAGTCCGAAACCAGCAAGACATGTCCGCGAACAGCTATCTCAGGACACTGGGTTGGACATGCGAGTGGTGCAGGTTTGGTTTCAAAACAG AAGAGCCAAAGAGAAACGACTGAAAAAGGATGCTGGCCGTACCAGATGGAGTCAATACTTCCGCTCGATCAAGGGCGGTAGTTCACCAAGTAGACATGATAAACTGTTAGATAAGGATGAATTGAAACTCGATCTAGATAGCTTCAGCCATCATG ATCTGAGCAACGATAGTTATAGTACGTCTAATATGGGCCTAGAGGATGGTGCATCGCCACACAGTGGACGAGGGTCCTACATACATGGCAATGGAAGTCCTCCGCCGTACTTATCTAGTCATTCGCCTCCGCCCATCGGACCAGGTCACCACTATGGTTCCTATCCGGATAACATTGTATATACACCACTAG GTCAACCTGTCAACTCGATACACCATGGCGGTCCCCGGGGTCCCCACGGACTGCACGGTAGTGGGGTTTCAGATTTGAGCAACGATTCTAGTCCCGCGCAAGGGTATCCAGATTTTCCACCCAGTCCCGACTCGTGGCTTGGCGAATCCTGTACACCGAATGGAACCGTTCCAACAGTTGTACAACAGTCGGCTCCACCGCCACCACAAACCAACGGTAGCCAAATACCAACCGTGTTACACTATTGA